The region TCGTAGCGGTCGACGATCTTGTCGCGGCCGAAGCGGTGCGCGGCGATCCAGCGGGCGCGGCGCGAGAAGGCGGCCCAGCGGCGCGCGTCGCAGAGCAGTTCGATGCCGCGCTCCGCCAGCCCCGCGACGTCGCCGACCTCCAGCAGGTGGCCGCTGCGGCCGTTCTCGACGACCTCGGGCAGCCCGCCGACGCGGTAGGCCAGCACCGGCACGCCGCAGGCCATGGCCTCGAGCGGCGCCAGCCCGAAGGACTCCATCTCGGAAGGGTGCAGGAGCAGGTCGGCGGCGCCGTACCATTCCTCGATCTCGCCGATTGCCTTGAGGCAGTGCACGCGGCTCTCGATCCCCAGTTCGCGGGCCGTCGCCTCCGCCCGCGGCCGGTCCGGCCCGTCGCCGATCATGTAGAGCTGCGCCGGAACCTTCGCGGCGATCCGCGAGAAGATCTCGACGACCTCCCAGACGCGCTTGACCGGCCGGAAGTTCGAGACGTGCAGCAGCACCTTCTCGCCGGGGCGCGCGATGTCGCGGCGCTTCTTCGCGTCGCGCGGCCGCGAGAAGCGCGCCGGGTCGACGAAGTTCGGGATCACGCGCACCTCGCGGTCGAGGTGGAACTCGCGCTGCGTGGTGTCCGCGAGCGCCTGCGAGACCGCGGTCAGCCCCGAGGAGCGCAGCATCCCGAAGCGCGTGATCTCCCAGTACGAGGGGTCGAGGCCGACGAGCTGCACGTCCGTGCCGTGCAGGGTGGTCACGGTCTTGACCTCGCAGCC is a window of bacterium DNA encoding:
- the bshA gene encoding N-acetyl-alpha-D-glucosaminyl L-malate synthase BshA, translated to MSAQAAGTRGGVTAGRRRRAKLRLAVVCYPTFGGSGVVATELGVALAERGHQVHVISTEFPARLRIVDGLSFHRVPVVTYPLFQYPPYTLALATKVAQVIRQERLDLVHAHYAIPHSVAVFLGQQMGGCEVKTVTTLHGTDVQLVGLDPSYWEITRFGMLRSSGLTAVSQALADTTQREFHLDREVRVIPNFVDPARFSRPRDAKKRRDIARPGEKVLLHVSNFRPVKRVWEVVEIFSRIAAKVPAQLYMIGDGPDRPRAEATARELGIESRVHCLKAIGEIEEWYGAADLLLHPSEMESFGLAPLEAMACGVPVLAYRVGGLPEVVENGRSGHLLEVGDVAGLAERGIELLCDARRWAAFSRRARWIAAHRFGRDKIVDRYERYFLEVLGR